A genome region from Oncorhynchus gorbuscha isolate QuinsamMale2020 ecotype Even-year linkage group LG26, OgorEven_v1.0, whole genome shotgun sequence includes the following:
- the LOC124016334 gene encoding next to BRCA1 gene 1 protein-like isoform X2: MIDFWLFLKGSLLFHLEVKRSFGLCNLQVTYFDEENEEVSINSQMEYEEALKSASRQGNRLHMNVYETRGQPTRVPAKASGGEPKRGFRPPQHCPTLAQVVSRKVQAAVPEQGMVIMKELKGTKEEDKTPPAWFTSYMEKFKDQVVREAVEKICREFSGQCCIHKPIGAEAQIPEVTSSTLPGGPSSTPACSSCRGQTAGGGYQCSVCTSCTLCEPCSFSHDPSHNLVRARTPLSIPEHGSPAPDHSRFYRRGDRSFRKAEKQRLKAEKRQLKAEVKEIRKQLKMERRGLQWSAAGEGSSSPVLLQPRATQANSPERPKRPCPLVVPAMTALFLDENLPDGTRLRPGTKFIKYWKMRNTGSVSWSSETKLKFMWGNLAVASGDRWREVAVPFLQPGQVGVVSVALCAPALEGSYTSHWRLAHGGEQFGPRVWCSIVVDPLAPAAVMADGVLVSPCVTPQGKNPLSTDKGGKSGTAASRDQALMSVDQDEGEYYIPSVDLLTAQDLLSFELLDINIVQEIESVPNNTPGDMTPCISPLPHDGPLQEKPTLGLIQEEAEAHQAQGVKSIQPSQGLGPGAEGGRVPAQEEGEEDMSGTQFVCETVMRSLTLEEAPDHTPLRGNCSSKVVRPAAQGGSASSSLKGKGVEKRLEARFEKTRDILPVAPLTALAPPQMAIPELMMPDEGLESDIESICVDASGDEDKGELTEGNRGPRSRSSSASSEDYIIILPDCFDTSRPLGESMYSSALSQPGDAPDKPTDPDHQGRTTPEGEHDEAEETVSGSSSANDMLCTSQTLDAVPLTPVVVAPPWLNSALTLSLDGNDQTEAATESLDRPEVYQPGESEDGSKQPDSQPDSPSASDDSEDNSEDPRHPGITGGLVKGALSVAASAYKALFTGQPGPVQPPVDGATQDTMMGVLVEMGFGDRPLNQRLLKKHNYNLLDVVNELVQMTDNDWYSTRY; this comes from the exons ATGATTGATTTTTGGCTCTTCTTGAAAGGATCACTTTTATTCCATTTGGAG GTGAAAAGGTCCTTTGGCCTGTGTAATCTACAAGTTACTTATTTTGATGAGGAGAATGAGGAG GTATCCATAAACAGCCAAA TGGAGTATGAGGAGGCATTAAAG AGTGCATCCAGGCAAGGGAACCGGCTGCACATGAATGTGTATGAGACCAGGGGTCAGCCCACGCGTGTGCCGGCCAAGGCCAGTGGAGGGGAGCCCAAGAGAGGGTTCCGTCCCCCACAGCACTGCCCAACCCTGGCTCAGGTGGTGAGCCGGAAGGTCCAGGCTGCTGTCCCCGAACAGGGCATG GTGATCATGAAAGAACTAAAGGGGACCAAAGAGGAAGATAAGACACCTCCAGCATGGTTTACATCTTACATGGAGAAG TTCAAAGATCAAGTAGTGAGGGAGGCAGTGGAGAAGATCTGTCGGGAGTTCTCGGGCCAGTGCTGCATCCACAAGCCCATTGGGGCTGAGGCCCAGATCCCTGAGGTgacctcctccaccctgcctggGGGTCCTAGTTCCACCCCTGCCTGCAGCAGCTGCCGGGGCCAGACCGCTGGGGGAGGATACCAGTGCAg TGTGTGTACGTCCTGCACACTGTGTGAGCCCTGCAGCTTCTCCCATGACCCCAGCCACAACCTGGTGAGAGCCAGAACACCCCTCTCTATCCCTGAGCACGGCTCACCAGCCCCAGACCACAGCAG GTTCTACCGGCGAGGGGACCGGAGCTTCCGTAAGGCGGAGAAGCAGCGTCTGAAGGCTGAGAAGCGTCAGCTGAAGGCGGAGGTAAAGGAGATCAGGAAGCAGCTGAAGATGGAAAGGAGGGGCCTGCAGTGGAGTGCTGCTGGCGAAGGGAGCTCCTCCCCCGTCCTGCTCCAACCCAGGGCCACCCAGGCCAACAGCCCAGA ACGTCCCAAGCGACCCTGCCCTCTTGTGGTGCCAGCCATGACGGCCCTGTTCCTGGATGAGAACCTGCCTGATGGGACTCGTCTTCGCCCGGGCACCAAGTTCATCAAGTACTGGAAGATGAGAAACACTGGCAGCGTGAGCTGGAGCTCTGAAACCAAG CTGAAGTTCATGTGGGGGAATCTGGCGGTGGCGTCGGGTGACCGCTGGCGTGAGGTGGCTGTGCCTTTCCTGCAGCCAGGTCAGGTGGGCGTGGTAAGCGTGGCCCTATGCGCCCCAGCCCTGGAAGGCTCATACACCTCCCACTGGCGTCTGGCACACGGTGGGGAGCAGTTTGGCCCTCGTGTCTGGTGCAGCATTGTGGTGGACCCCCTGGCCCCTGCAGCCGTGATGGCAGATGGCGTGCTGGTGTCACCCTGCGTCACCCCTCAG GGGAAGAACCCCCTCTCCACAGATAAGGGTGGGAAGTCTGGTACTGCAGCCTCTAGGGACCAAGCACTCATGTCAGTGGACCAAGACGAAGGAGAATACTACATTCCCTCTGTGGACCTGCTCACAGCCCAGGACTTACTCTCCTTTGAGCTGCTGGATATCAACATTGTTCAGGAAATAGAGAGCGTGCCCAACAACACCCCGGGAG ATATGACCCCGTGCATATCCCCACTGCCCCATGACGGTCCCCTGCAGGAGAAGCCCACCCTGGGGTTGATCCAGGAGGAAGCAGAGGCCCATCAGGCCCAGGGAGTCAAAAGCATCCAGCCTTCTCAGGGCCTGGGGCCAGGGGCGGAGGGGGGACGGGTTCCAGcccaggaggagggagaggaggatatgagcgGGACTCAGTTTGTGTGTGAGACGGTGATGCGCTCGCTCACACTGGAGGAGGCCCCAGACCACACACCCCTGCGTGGGAACTGCTCCAGCAAAG TGGTCCGCCCAGCAGCCCAAGGTGGCTCcgcctcctcttctcttaaaggGAAAGGTGTTGAGAAGCGTTTGGAGGCGAGGTTTGAGAAAACCCGGGACATATTACCTGtggctcctctcacagccctagCACCTCCCCAGATGGCTATACCAGAGCTGATGATGCCAG ATGAGGGTCTGGAGTCAGACATCGAGAGCATCTGCGTGGACGCCAGCGGGGACGAAGATAAAGGAGAGTTGACAGAGGGGAACAGGGGCCCTCGCAGCCGTTCCTCCTCTGCCTCATCCGAGGATTACATCATCATCCTCCCTGACTGCTTCGACACCAGCCGCCCGCTGGGAGAGTCCATGTACAGCTCCGCCCTCTCCCAGCCTGGCGACGCCCCCGACAAGCCCACAGACCCTGACCACCAGGGCCGTACCACTCCCGAGGGGGAGCACGATGAAGCAGAAGAGACGGTTTCAGGCTCCAGCAGCGCTAACGATATGCTGTGCACCTCCCAGACTTTGGACGCCGTGCCCCTAACCCCTGTGGTGGTGGCACCCCCTTGGCTCAACTCAGCTCTTACACTGAG CCTAGACGGCAATGATCAGACCGAGGCAGCAACGGAGTCCCTGGACAGGCCTGAGGTCTACCAGCCGGGGGAGTCAGAGGATG GTTCCAAGCAGCCAGACAGCCAACCAGACAGCCCATCTGCTTCTGATGACTCAGAAGACAACTCCGAAGACCCTAG GCACCCAGGCATCACTGGAGGCCTGGTGAAAGGAGCCCTGTCTGTCGCAGCATCCGCCTACAAGGCTCTGTTCACTGGGCAGCCTGGCCCAGTGCAG CCCCCAGTGGATGGAGCCACCCAGGACACCATGATGGGGGTGCTGGTGGAGATGGGCTTTGGTGACCGGCCGCTCAACCAGCGGCTGCTGAAGAAACACAACTACAACCTGCTGGACGTGGTCAACGAACTGGTCCAGATGACCGACAATGACTGGTACTCCACCCGCtactga
- the LOC124016334 gene encoding next to BRCA1 gene 1 protein-like isoform X1 has product MDFYINLKVNFRGNAKNFLLSGSETKSWESMEAMVKRSFGLCNLQVTYFDEENEEVSINSQMEYEEALKSASRQGNRLHMNVYETRGQPTRVPAKASGGEPKRGFRPPQHCPTLAQVVSRKVQAAVPEQGMVIMKELKGTKEEDKTPPAWFTSYMEKFKDQVVREAVEKICREFSGQCCIHKPIGAEAQIPEVTSSTLPGGPSSTPACSSCRGQTAGGGYQCSVCTSCTLCEPCSFSHDPSHNLVRARTPLSIPEHGSPAPDHSRFYRRGDRSFRKAEKQRLKAEKRQLKAEVKEIRKQLKMERRGLQWSAAGEGSSSPVLLQPRATQANSPERPKRPCPLVVPAMTALFLDENLPDGTRLRPGTKFIKYWKMRNTGSVSWSSETKLKFMWGNLAVASGDRWREVAVPFLQPGQVGVVSVALCAPALEGSYTSHWRLAHGGEQFGPRVWCSIVVDPLAPAAVMADGVLVSPCVTPQGKNPLSTDKGGKSGTAASRDQALMSVDQDEGEYYIPSVDLLTAQDLLSFELLDINIVQEIESVPNNTPGDMTPCISPLPHDGPLQEKPTLGLIQEEAEAHQAQGVKSIQPSQGLGPGAEGGRVPAQEEGEEDMSGTQFVCETVMRSLTLEEAPDHTPLRGNCSSKVVRPAAQGGSASSSLKGKGVEKRLEARFEKTRDILPVAPLTALAPPQMAIPELMMPDEGLESDIESICVDASGDEDKGELTEGNRGPRSRSSSASSEDYIIILPDCFDTSRPLGESMYSSALSQPGDAPDKPTDPDHQGRTTPEGEHDEAEETVSGSSSANDMLCTSQTLDAVPLTPVVVAPPWLNSALTLSLDGNDQTEAATESLDRPEVYQPGESEDGSKQPDSQPDSPSASDDSEDNSEDPRHPGITGGLVKGALSVAASAYKALFTGQPGPVQPPVDGATQDTMMGVLVEMGFGDRPLNQRLLKKHNYNLLDVVNELVQMTDNDWYSTRY; this is encoded by the exons GTGAAAAGGTCCTTTGGCCTGTGTAATCTACAAGTTACTTATTTTGATGAGGAGAATGAGGAG GTATCCATAAACAGCCAAA TGGAGTATGAGGAGGCATTAAAG AGTGCATCCAGGCAAGGGAACCGGCTGCACATGAATGTGTATGAGACCAGGGGTCAGCCCACGCGTGTGCCGGCCAAGGCCAGTGGAGGGGAGCCCAAGAGAGGGTTCCGTCCCCCACAGCACTGCCCAACCCTGGCTCAGGTGGTGAGCCGGAAGGTCCAGGCTGCTGTCCCCGAACAGGGCATG GTGATCATGAAAGAACTAAAGGGGACCAAAGAGGAAGATAAGACACCTCCAGCATGGTTTACATCTTACATGGAGAAG TTCAAAGATCAAGTAGTGAGGGAGGCAGTGGAGAAGATCTGTCGGGAGTTCTCGGGCCAGTGCTGCATCCACAAGCCCATTGGGGCTGAGGCCCAGATCCCTGAGGTgacctcctccaccctgcctggGGGTCCTAGTTCCACCCCTGCCTGCAGCAGCTGCCGGGGCCAGACCGCTGGGGGAGGATACCAGTGCAg TGTGTGTACGTCCTGCACACTGTGTGAGCCCTGCAGCTTCTCCCATGACCCCAGCCACAACCTGGTGAGAGCCAGAACACCCCTCTCTATCCCTGAGCACGGCTCACCAGCCCCAGACCACAGCAG GTTCTACCGGCGAGGGGACCGGAGCTTCCGTAAGGCGGAGAAGCAGCGTCTGAAGGCTGAGAAGCGTCAGCTGAAGGCGGAGGTAAAGGAGATCAGGAAGCAGCTGAAGATGGAAAGGAGGGGCCTGCAGTGGAGTGCTGCTGGCGAAGGGAGCTCCTCCCCCGTCCTGCTCCAACCCAGGGCCACCCAGGCCAACAGCCCAGA ACGTCCCAAGCGACCCTGCCCTCTTGTGGTGCCAGCCATGACGGCCCTGTTCCTGGATGAGAACCTGCCTGATGGGACTCGTCTTCGCCCGGGCACCAAGTTCATCAAGTACTGGAAGATGAGAAACACTGGCAGCGTGAGCTGGAGCTCTGAAACCAAG CTGAAGTTCATGTGGGGGAATCTGGCGGTGGCGTCGGGTGACCGCTGGCGTGAGGTGGCTGTGCCTTTCCTGCAGCCAGGTCAGGTGGGCGTGGTAAGCGTGGCCCTATGCGCCCCAGCCCTGGAAGGCTCATACACCTCCCACTGGCGTCTGGCACACGGTGGGGAGCAGTTTGGCCCTCGTGTCTGGTGCAGCATTGTGGTGGACCCCCTGGCCCCTGCAGCCGTGATGGCAGATGGCGTGCTGGTGTCACCCTGCGTCACCCCTCAG GGGAAGAACCCCCTCTCCACAGATAAGGGTGGGAAGTCTGGTACTGCAGCCTCTAGGGACCAAGCACTCATGTCAGTGGACCAAGACGAAGGAGAATACTACATTCCCTCTGTGGACCTGCTCACAGCCCAGGACTTACTCTCCTTTGAGCTGCTGGATATCAACATTGTTCAGGAAATAGAGAGCGTGCCCAACAACACCCCGGGAG ATATGACCCCGTGCATATCCCCACTGCCCCATGACGGTCCCCTGCAGGAGAAGCCCACCCTGGGGTTGATCCAGGAGGAAGCAGAGGCCCATCAGGCCCAGGGAGTCAAAAGCATCCAGCCTTCTCAGGGCCTGGGGCCAGGGGCGGAGGGGGGACGGGTTCCAGcccaggaggagggagaggaggatatgagcgGGACTCAGTTTGTGTGTGAGACGGTGATGCGCTCGCTCACACTGGAGGAGGCCCCAGACCACACACCCCTGCGTGGGAACTGCTCCAGCAAAG TGGTCCGCCCAGCAGCCCAAGGTGGCTCcgcctcctcttctcttaaaggGAAAGGTGTTGAGAAGCGTTTGGAGGCGAGGTTTGAGAAAACCCGGGACATATTACCTGtggctcctctcacagccctagCACCTCCCCAGATGGCTATACCAGAGCTGATGATGCCAG ATGAGGGTCTGGAGTCAGACATCGAGAGCATCTGCGTGGACGCCAGCGGGGACGAAGATAAAGGAGAGTTGACAGAGGGGAACAGGGGCCCTCGCAGCCGTTCCTCCTCTGCCTCATCCGAGGATTACATCATCATCCTCCCTGACTGCTTCGACACCAGCCGCCCGCTGGGAGAGTCCATGTACAGCTCCGCCCTCTCCCAGCCTGGCGACGCCCCCGACAAGCCCACAGACCCTGACCACCAGGGCCGTACCACTCCCGAGGGGGAGCACGATGAAGCAGAAGAGACGGTTTCAGGCTCCAGCAGCGCTAACGATATGCTGTGCACCTCCCAGACTTTGGACGCCGTGCCCCTAACCCCTGTGGTGGTGGCACCCCCTTGGCTCAACTCAGCTCTTACACTGAG CCTAGACGGCAATGATCAGACCGAGGCAGCAACGGAGTCCCTGGACAGGCCTGAGGTCTACCAGCCGGGGGAGTCAGAGGATG GTTCCAAGCAGCCAGACAGCCAACCAGACAGCCCATCTGCTTCTGATGACTCAGAAGACAACTCCGAAGACCCTAG GCACCCAGGCATCACTGGAGGCCTGGTGAAAGGAGCCCTGTCTGTCGCAGCATCCGCCTACAAGGCTCTGTTCACTGGGCAGCCTGGCCCAGTGCAG CCCCCAGTGGATGGAGCCACCCAGGACACCATGATGGGGGTGCTGGTGGAGATGGGCTTTGGTGACCGGCCGCTCAACCAGCGGCTGCTGAAGAAACACAACTACAACCTGCTGGACGTGGTCAACGAACTGGTCCAGATGACCGACAATGACTGGTACTCCACCCGCtactga
- the LOC124016337 gene encoding transmembrane protein 106B-like, with amino-acid sequence MGAGSSQPSENDEQAIVPQQDRRKTSNRRHSEETLDCPTCQGTGRIPRGQESKLVAVIPCSDQRLKPRHTKLYVTVSVTLCLLVSSLVLFFLFPRSVILSPGAVKSVYVYFTPTTVQMNITNIMNITNDNFFTVQAYNLTVQALFDKTVVGKADMKNVTTVKPLTEKTFAFEIPVTLVEEGLNNYCKKSTIKIHTLFVHLQMSMTVYYLAHFEQLSLDTFEYIDCGSNTTTPHPINPTP; translated from the exons ATGGGAGCTGGTTCCAGTCAACCCAGTGAGAATGATGAGCAGGCCATCGTACCCCAGCAGGACAGGAGAAAGACCTCTAACAGGAGACACTCTGAGGAAACACTGGACTGCCCAACCTGCCAGGGCACGGGCCGCATCCCACGAGGCCAGGAGAGCAAATTGGTGGCAGTGATCCCCTGCTCCGATCAGAGGCTGAAACCACGACACAC GAAGTTGTATGTCACTGTGTCGGTGACGCTGTGCCTGCTGGTCAGCTCGCTGgtcctcttcttcttgtttcctCGCAGTGTCATCCTCTCACCCGGGGCTGTCAAGTCTGTCTATGTTTACTTCACCCCGACCACTGTCCAAATGAACATCACG AACATCATGAATATTACCAATGACAACTTTTTTACAGTTCAGGCCTATAACTTGACAGTGCAGGCTCTTTTTGATAAAACGGTTGTGGGCAAGGCTGATATGAAAAATGTCACCACTGTCAAACCACTCACGGAAAAAACG TTTGCCTTTGAGATTCCTGTCACGCTAGTGGAGGAGGGTCTGAA CAATTACTGCAAGAAATCTACAATCAAGATCCACACGTTATTTGTCCATCTTCA gATGTCAATGACTGTCTACTACCTGGCCCACTTTGAGCAGCTTTCCCTGGACACGTTTGAATACATCGACTGTGGGTCTAACACCACAACACCCCACCCCATCAACCCTACACCCTGA
- the LOC124015700 gene encoding ADP-ribosylation factor-like protein 4D: MGNQLTEIAPNTPFLPNFQSLHVVVIGLDSAGKTSLLYRLKLREFVETIPTKGFNTERIKVAVGSSRATTTFQVWDVGGQEKLRPLWKSYTRRTDGLVFVVDAAEAERMEEAKVELHRISRSAENQGVPILVLANKQDLDSAVSAVEVEKSLALHELSNSTLHHTQGCSALNGQGLQPGLEKLYEMILKRKKLLRHSKKKR; this comes from the coding sequence ATGGGCAACCAGCTAACAGAGATCGCCCCCAACACTCCTTTCCTCCCCAACTTCCAGTCTCTGCATGTGGTCGTCATTGGCCTGGACTCTGCAGGAAAGACCTCCCTGCTGTACAGACTAAAGCTCCGGGAGTTTGTGGAGACCATCCCCACAAAGGGCTTCAACACTGAAAGGATTAAAGTAGCAGTTGGAAGCTCGCGGGCAACCACCACCTTCCAGGTGTGGGACGTTGGCGGTCAGGAGAAGCTGCGGCCCCTGTGGAAGTCATACACACGTCGCACTGATGGCCTGGTGTTTGTTGTGGATGCTGCAGAGGCTGAGCGCATGGAGGAGGCCAAGGTGGAGCTCCACCGCATCAGTCGCTCGGCAGAGAACCAGGGAGTACCAATTCTGGTGCTTGCCAACAAGCAGGACTTGGACTCTGCAGTCTCTGCTGTGGAGGTGGAGAAGTCTTTGGCCCTCCACGAGCTTAGCAACTCCACACTGCACCACACCCAGGGATGCAGTGCGCTGAATGGCCAGGGGCTCCAACCCGGCCTGGAGAAACTATATGAAATGATCCTAAAGAGGAAGAAGCTGCTCAGACACAGTAAGAAGAAGAGATGA